ATTAAGTTGCCTGCCAACCCCAAAGTTGAATGGATCCATTGGGGCCATCATCGGGCTATCAAAGCACCCGCAGCGCAGGGCAGCCTGGCGGGGAAGCTTGATGGGATGGAGTGGGGTGAGTGGATGGGTGAGCTCCGTCATTTGCAAACAAGCGGCCGAGCCTCTTGTCTCTTCTTGTTCAACCAACGCAACTTACCTTCCAtgggctctgctgctgcttgcttgcttgcttgacATCTACACAGAATCAATCAAcaccttacctacctactgtTAAGTacagccagcgcctcgcaggcatccgccgcggccgggcaACTCGACCATTCATTACCCGTCCGaatccgcgccgtcggcagcctGCAACCTTCACGTGGCCACGTCCGACAAGCTGCAGCTTTGCACCAAAACCATGCTCGCACTGCGGCCGCTCGGGTGACGACGTTAGCCTCCATCAGCTGTCCGTCCACACGAGCTCCATCATAACCATCGGCCTGAGGGACGAAATTTCAACCAACTTGCCCCCTTGCATCGCACCCAAGGCCATCCCCTTCCTCcttccgccgccctcgccctcagACGTCTCTCCATCTGCCGCCTGGAGCTGTCATGAGCGGAACCATGGCTGAGAGAGATCAGCCATTATCAGAGACAACCTCTCCGCCAGCTGATGGCGGCAGTGTACAGACCACGGCGACgtccccggccgcggcgcaacAACAAATCCAGCCTGAGTACAGCGagccctcatcgacgacggcgccgccccagccTCCGCCCCTCGAGCCGCTCTTCACACTTctcaccaacaccacctcCAACGCGACGGTACACCCGCGCGTACAATACGTTTTCTCTGACGACGACCCCTCCGCCCTTTCGAACCAAGGTAACACGCTGCAGCCTGCGGCCGATGCAACAGGTGGCGGCAGCACAacgggcgcgcgccaccgcaccgtcgtcgtcgatctcGCACCCTCGGACGACAACTCTCGCTGGACCGTCgcctgggcgtcgagcaTGAGCCCCGAATTTGCCGTCACGGGGTCCAGCATTGCCGTGCCTCAGagca
This region of Purpureocillium takamizusanense chromosome 9, complete sequence genomic DNA includes:
- a CDS encoding uncharacterized protein (EggNog:ENOG503P4DQ), coding for MSGTMAERDQPLSETTSPPADGGSVQTTATSPAAAQQQIQPEYSEPSSTTAPPQPPPLEPLFTLLTNTTSNATVHPRVQYVFSDDDPSALSNQGNTLQPAADATGGGSTTGARHRTVVVDLAPSDDNSRWTVAWASSMSPEFAVTGSSIAVPQSSGGGGGGDASDGSSAGAPILHIEGVEGEPVDPRGESLPGSSSGSATVGREDVEGLADEFRRRMGVLRKVVGEGERRREAVAKQQHQEEARRHQEQHQEQQQQREDEQHNSEDAVRGQRATAPRSHGEAPES